One Cryptomeria japonica chromosome 9, Sugi_1.0, whole genome shotgun sequence genomic window carries:
- the LOC131071634 gene encoding probable xyloglucan endotransglucosylase/hydrolase protein 32 isoform X2, producing the protein MPQLLTFLHVNLILILLWSFIELSAKSAAATHNHILPSLQGRPVTDNFKAMKFPQGYSNLWGPQHQRVSKDKSSVTLTLDISSGSGFKSKKTYMYGFFNAALRLQSGYTAGIITSFYLSNNQVYEGWHDEVDIEFLGTIPGEPYKLQTNVYGNGTGDGSHLTGREQHFHLWFDPTKDFHNYSILWTPHQILFMVDSIPIRRFPKVKSLGMQYPSKPMSVYATIWDASAWATDGGKYKANYSYQPFVSTYTNFMISGCSQPGYLGKKCAHGYLDSFISPKLNRFQRHALQFVRKNYMIYDYCQDFQRYPNGMAECPPFSKHSRLP; encoded by the exons ATGCCTCAGCTTCTTACTTTTCTTCATGTCAATCTTATTTTGATTTTGCTATGGTCATTCATTGAACTCTCAGCTAAATCTGCTGCTGCAACTCATAATCATATACTACCATCCTTACAAGGCAGGCCTGTAACTGATAATTTCAAAGCAATGAAGTTTCCCCAAGGCTATTCAAATCTTTGGGGTCCCCAACATCAAAGAGTATCAAAAGATAAATCCTCTGTTACTTTAACATTAGACATATCTTCAG GCAGTGGATTCAAATCAAAGAAGACCTACATGTATGGTTTCTTCAATGCAGCTCTAAGGCTCCAGTCGGGCTACACTGCAGGAATTATCACTTCATTCTAT CTGTCAAACAATCAGGTCTATGAGGGTTGGCACGATGAAGTAGACATAGAGTTTTTGGGAACAATACCTGGAGAGCCTTATAAACTGCAGACCAATGTGTATGGAAATGGTACAGGAGATGGATCTCATCTCACCGGCAGGGAACAACACTTTCATCTGTGGTTTGATCCAACCAAAGACTTTCACAACTACAGCATTTTGTGGACCCCTCATCAAATCCT ATTTATGGTGGACAGTATTCCAATAAGGAGATTTCCAAAGGTAAAGAGCCTGGGAATGCAGTACCCATCAAAGCCAATGTCAGTGTATGCAACCATTTGGGATGCCTCTGCCTGGGCAACAGATGGAGGGAAATACAAAGCTAATTACAGTTATCAGCCATTTGTGTCCACTTACACCAACTTCATGATCAGTGGATGTTCTCAACCAGGTTATTTGGGCAAAAAATGTGCCCATGGCTATTTGGATTCGTTCATCTCTCCCAAGCTGAATAGGTTTCAAAGACATGCACTCCAATTTGTACGTAAAAATTATATGATTTACGATTACTGTCAAGATTTTCAGCGGTATCCCAATGGAATGGCCGAGTGCCCACCCTTCTCTAAGCATTCTCGCCTCCCCTGA
- the LOC131071634 gene encoding probable xyloglucan endotransglucosylase/hydrolase protein 32 isoform X1, with protein MPQLLTFLHVNLILILLWSFIELSAKSAAATHNHILPSLQGRPVTDNFKAMKFPQGYSNLWGPQHQRVSKDKSSVTLTLDISSGDTTQNFPSVFNMSANAMNRCFISLHLKASDKLHLLIVFLLDAGSGFKSKKTYMYGFFNAALRLQSGYTAGIITSFYLSNNQVYEGWHDEVDIEFLGTIPGEPYKLQTNVYGNGTGDGSHLTGREQHFHLWFDPTKDFHNYSILWTPHQILFMVDSIPIRRFPKVKSLGMQYPSKPMSVYATIWDASAWATDGGKYKANYSYQPFVSTYTNFMISGCSQPGYLGKKCAHGYLDSFISPKLNRFQRHALQFVRKNYMIYDYCQDFQRYPNGMAECPPFSKHSRLP; from the exons ATGCCTCAGCTTCTTACTTTTCTTCATGTCAATCTTATTTTGATTTTGCTATGGTCATTCATTGAACTCTCAGCTAAATCTGCTGCTGCAACTCATAATCATATACTACCATCCTTACAAGGCAGGCCTGTAACTGATAATTTCAAAGCAATGAAGTTTCCCCAAGGCTATTCAAATCTTTGGGGTCCCCAACATCAAAGAGTATCAAAAGATAAATCCTCTGTTACTTTAACATTAGACATATCTTCAGGTGATACCACTCAAAATTTTCCATCTGTATTCAACATGTCTGCTAATGCAATGAATAGGTGCTTCATTTCATTGCATCTCAAGGCCTCTGATAAACTTCATTTACTCATTGTTTTCCTGTTGGATGCAGGCAGTGGATTCAAATCAAAGAAGACCTACATGTATGGTTTCTTCAATGCAGCTCTAAGGCTCCAGTCGGGCTACACTGCAGGAATTATCACTTCATTCTAT CTGTCAAACAATCAGGTCTATGAGGGTTGGCACGATGAAGTAGACATAGAGTTTTTGGGAACAATACCTGGAGAGCCTTATAAACTGCAGACCAATGTGTATGGAAATGGTACAGGAGATGGATCTCATCTCACCGGCAGGGAACAACACTTTCATCTGTGGTTTGATCCAACCAAAGACTTTCACAACTACAGCATTTTGTGGACCCCTCATCAAATCCT ATTTATGGTGGACAGTATTCCAATAAGGAGATTTCCAAAGGTAAAGAGCCTGGGAATGCAGTACCCATCAAAGCCAATGTCAGTGTATGCAACCATTTGGGATGCCTCTGCCTGGGCAACAGATGGAGGGAAATACAAAGCTAATTACAGTTATCAGCCATTTGTGTCCACTTACACCAACTTCATGATCAGTGGATGTTCTCAACCAGGTTATTTGGGCAAAAAATGTGCCCATGGCTATTTGGATTCGTTCATCTCTCCCAAGCTGAATAGGTTTCAAAGACATGCACTCCAATTTGTACGTAAAAATTATATGATTTACGATTACTGTCAAGATTTTCAGCGGTATCCCAATGGAATGGCCGAGTGCCCACCCTTCTCTAAGCATTCTCGCCTCCCCTGA